In Lolium rigidum isolate FL_2022 chromosome 7, APGP_CSIRO_Lrig_0.1, whole genome shotgun sequence, the DNA window CAAGAAACATGCATAAGCCCATCTCATGTATTAATTTTTAGCCGAACAGAATGAATGACACACAAGGCAATCAAACATGGAAAACTGAAGCCAAACGTGTCATCTAACAAATCGTTATGGTTATAAACTTACAATCGCAGCATCTCAATCTTCATCAGTTAAAAAGGAAATGTGGTCCCTGTCCACCCTGTGCTTCCTGCTCTTGAGCTTCGGCAATGCCACCATCCAGGAAGGAACCTCGCAGCCTGAAGATACCAGCACATTCGCAATGTTGCGCAGGAATGGCTTGTCCTCCTCTGTGAAGAACGTGATCGCCTCCCCCGATCTGCCTGCTCTTCCAGACCGCCCTGTATAACAAGACAAGTGATTTATAATCTTACTGCAACGGCCATGTCCAGGAGGGAAAGCCGAATATCTTTCTTACCTATTCTGTGAATATAGGCAGAAGCAGACTCTGGAAAATCGTAGTTGATTACGCAGTTGACACCTTTGAAATCCATTCCACGGGCAAGGACCTCCGTTGCTATTAGTACCCAACTCTTGCCAGCTCTCAAGTTGTCAACAGCATCTTCGCGCTACAGTTAGGAAATACAAATTGAGCTAGTGGGCTCGATGTCGACAATATTACACAAGTGAAAATCAAAATAACATgcatttataaaaaaaaaatcagtagtAACATGTATTTTGCAAAAGTTACCTGCTCTTCACTAAGGTCTCCATGAATTACATCGGCTCTAATGTCATCAAATGCCAGTTCCTTGTAGAGCTCTTTTGCCCTCTCTTTACTTTGAACAAATATCAGCACCGGAGGATTCAGGGACTACAATTGAAGACAGTCGGTCAACAACTCATAATAAAATCTGAAACACATAGAAACTCCTATTTTGCAAGTAGTTAGATTAAGGCTAATAGCACAATGATAGGCTTAGCTTTACTATTTATATATGTGCATACATAGAAGGATGTTGATGCATTAGTGTTAAGCAGGTTAGGCATAAAACAGTCCTAAAACCATGCCAGATATATGGAAACCGGGAGAAACTGCCAGTGAAGGATCATGACATACTTCTGCAAAGCTTTGGCGAAGAGCTATCAACTTCCCCCTCTCAGTTCCAGTAAAAATTAACCGTTGCTTAATCAGTGAGGATGCTGAATTCCTGCAAGTTTAACAACTTATTATGAAAATAGCCCCTGCAAAGTATGCTGAATTCCTGTTCACAAGAAGATGTGATACTCACTTTCTTCCCACAATGACCCGAACAGCATCATGCATTATTGTGCGTGCAAGAGCCTCAATTGTTTCAGGCAATGTGGCACTGAACAAAGATCGGATTATTGAAGGGTTTGAGCATGCTTTAACAACTGAGTCTATCACTTCAACAAATCCAAGCTCAAAAAGCTTATCAGACTCATCCAAGACAAGGTACTCCACCCTGCATGAGGCAATTCCGTGTTATGGTTGGACTATGtttatagttctaaagaaaatgtTTAAGCAAAATTCTTGGGTTCTCTGCAAAAAATATGAGGACACAGATGACGAAGATGAAATATTTCTTGACAAATAAAACAGTTAACACTTAAGGCTCTACGGTACGATTACATACCTACTTAAGTCAAGGTCTCTTTTTTGTATAGCATGGTTCAAACGAAGGGGGGTGGATACAAGGATATCACAGTGCATATCCTTGAAATTCCCATCTTGCGAAAGATCCTTGGTCACTAGCTTGATAGAGAACTTCCTTCCCTTTGCAAACTTCTTGCATTCTCTGGTAGTTTGTGCTGCCAATTCCCTTGTCGGGCAAAGAATAACAGCTTTGACAGCTCCTTTGGACCCTGGCTATTAGAACAACAATCATCATAAAGCATGTCAAAGGAATCTAAACAGCAAAAACACAATATCATGAAGATAAATACCTTGATTTTCATAAGTATCGGGAGCAAGAAAGCCAGCGTCTTGCCAGAGCCTGTAGGTGCACAAGCAAAGCATTCCCTGCCCTGAAGCAAGCATTGAGAGGCAATTGCTGTAAGCAACTATAATTTCCTGTGCCAAGGGTACTGAAGTCCGAAACAGAGGGGGGAAGTCACTCACTGAAAGAAGAATGGATATGGCCTGCCTTTGGATAGGTGTAGGCTCTTGAAATCCAAGTTTTGACAGGTTCCCAACCAAATATGAATCACAGCCATACCTAGTCACACAAATAAAGAGGCTTAGCATAACGACCTTACATTATTATTACATAATGACCTTGTATGGTGTTCATTAACAAGGCTGGGATAAGTAATTTCTGGACCCTACAATGACGAACTGCTAACCTCGAAACCAGTTCTTCAAAGCTCTCAAGCGGTGCTGGGACATTGTGACCCGAAATGTGGATGTCAAATCTCTTGCGGAGAATGGCAGCTCTCTGGAAACCAACCCACAAGATCAAAAATCCAACCTCAGGAGGTTACAGACTTACAGTTGCAAAGATAAACAATTAAGCATCACTGGTTTCTATTCATTCAACATGGTGATGGGGGCATAACTCGTAGCTCGTAACATAGCTACTTGCTCATCACATATTCAGATACACTTATTTCTGCCAACACGCTTACCAAACCACAGAAGGgatgatgaatcatgagcattacCTCGATTTCCCTCTCGGCTTCCTTCCGCCGCCGTTCAGCTTCTGTGTCCTCATCCTTCCGCGGCTCCACCTCCACAGAGTCGTCCGCAGCAGCATCCTTCAGCTCCGCCCCCTTGAACACGCTGAACCCCTCCACAACATCTGCAGAGCAAGCCCAACGACGGAATCAAACTCACCAGCACAGCCACCGTCCGAGACCAAAGCAGCCTGGGACCGAAAGCTCACCAGAGGGGGCCCCATCGgcgcgcttcttcttcttcttaatcTTCTTGGCGTTGTTCTTGCTCTTGCGCTTCCGCTTCTTCtccggggccggcggcggcggcgcggcttcGGGGGCGGCGGCAGGGGTGCCGCCCTTCCGGAAGCGGGCGAtgtcgccggcgaagcgcttgcgGTCGAAGCGGGTGCCGGCGAACAGCGCCGACGAGAGGCtcgtcttctccatggtggtggtgggtggatgcgccgccgccggggaaccTGCTCCTCCTCTTAAACCCTAGCACGGCCCCACATGTAAGCGAAAGTTTCTCCGATCGAAATTCGACGGTCCAGATCGATCAGACCTCGATGCCATTCGCCATTTCGCCGTCGGTTACCGTGGGTCCCACGTGAGCGTGCTTATCCAGTTGCTCGGCCCCACATGTCAGTGGATTTGCtctatgacatgtgggacccgctcGCGACCATTGCCGTCCGCTTCCAGCTCTGGTATCCAGTGCTTTGCCCACCTCGCCGTAATCCTGCCCAAAAACAGGGGAAGAAAAAGAAATCTTCTTGTCCCCAACAGCCGAATTCGCGCAATCCGTTCCCGCGCGCGCGCCGGATTCGCCGGTCGCGTGCTCGATCCTCCGCGCGAGATGATGATCCCGTGGGGCGGGGTCGGGTGCTGCCTCAGCGCCGCGGCGCTGTATCTCCTCGGGAGGAGCAGCGGGAGGTGCggattttcttttcttgttttgaatTTGTTCTCCATTTGGCGATTCTGGTGGTGCTGACTTGGTGTTGGTTGGTTGGATCCGCAGGGACGCGGAGGTGCTGCGATCGGTGGCGAGGACTGGCAGCTTGAAGGATTTGGGTGGGTGAGCTGAGCTAGGGTTTGATCGATGTGTTGTAGGTTGTCCGATGAATTCCTCAGTAGCGGTACACTGGGTTGCAGCTTATTTGCTACTGCGTCAGTGAAGCCATTTGAGCTCTAGTTTCCAGCAAGTACTTGTCCTCTGAGCTAGTGTGATCTTAGCCTCCTCCCAATGAGATGAACTCTTAAAAGGGGGAT includes these proteins:
- the LOC124676161 gene encoding DEAD-box ATP-dependent RNA helicase 57-like is translated as MEKTSLSSALFAGTRFDRKRFAGDIARFRKGGTPAAAPEAAPPPPAPEKKRKRKSKNNAKKIKKKKKRADGAPSDVVEGFSVFKGAELKDAAADDSVEVEPRKDEDTEAERRRKEAEREIERAAILRKRFDIHISGHNVPAPLESFEELVSRYGCDSYLVGNLSKLGFQEPTPIQRQAISILLSGRECFACAPTGSGKTLAFLLPILMKIKPGSKGAVKAVILCPTRELAAQTTRECKKFAKGRKFSIKLVTKDLSQDGNFKDMHCDILVSTPLRLNHAIQKRDLDLSRVEYLVLDESDKLFELGFVEVIDSVVKACSNPSIIRSLFSATLPETIEALARTIMHDAVRVIVGRKNSASSLIKQRLIFTGTERGKLIALRQSFAESLNPPVLIFVQSKERAKELYKELAFDDIRADVIHGDLSEEQREDAVDNLRAGKSWVLIATEVLARGMDFKGVNCVINYDFPESASAYIHRIGRSGRAGRSGEAITFFTEEDKPFLRNIANVLVSSGCEVPSWMVALPKLKSRKHRVDRDHISFLTDED